The Triticum aestivum cultivar Chinese Spring chromosome 3A, IWGSC CS RefSeq v2.1, whole genome shotgun sequence genome includes a region encoding these proteins:
- the LOC123059310 gene encoding probable methyltransferase PMT9: MEHYERHCPPAPRRLNCLIPLPAGYLVPIRWPRSRDEVWRANLPHTHLASEKSAQGWMVENGDKISFPGVGTRFHPGAHKYIVHLAQMLEFPYGKLNNQGNIRNVLDIGCGVATFGAYLLDLDIIAMSIAPNDVHENQIQFALERGIPSTLGVLATRRLPYPSRSFELAHCSRCRIDWLQRGGLLLLEVDRLLRPGGYFVYSSPEAYAPDPLNRKIWRQMSNLARRMCWRIASRKDQTVIWVKPLANWCYMKRLPGALPPMCGHGDDPDAAWNVLMKACITPYSKRVNKFKGSELLPWPQRLTAPPPRLEEIGISSKNFSEDSEIWHSRVVLYWKLMKTEIQKDSFRNVMDMNANLGGFAASLRKKDVWVMNVVPFMESGKLKIIYDRGLIGTIHNWCESFSTYPRTYDLLHAWLLFSEMVNEGCSLEDLLIEMDRIMRPHGYAIIRDKASVVNYIKKLLPALRWDDWSSEMKPKNDALSSGDDERVLIVRKKLWDQALQPL; the protein is encoded by the exons ATGGAGCACTACGAGCGCCACTgcccgcccgcgccccgccgcctcaacTGCCTCATCCCCCTACCCGCCGGCTACCTG GTGCCCATCAGGTGGCCGAGGAGCCGGGACGAGGTGTGGAGGGCAAATCTACCCCACACGCACCTTGCCTCGGAGAAGTCAGCCCAGGGGTGGATGGTGGAGAACGGCGACAAGATCAGCTTCCCTGGTGTGGGCACCCGCTTTCACCCCGGCGCCCACAAGTACATTGTGCACCTTGCACAG ATGCTGGAGTTTCCTTATGGCAAGCTCAACAACCAAGGCAACATCAGGAATGTGCTCGATATTGGCTGCGGGGTTGCTACCTTCGGGGCCTACCTTCTTGATCTAGATATAATCGCAATGTCAATTGCTCCCAACGATGTGCATGAGAACCAAATTCAGTTCGCCCTTGAGAGGGGGATACCATCAACCCTTGGCGTGCTGGCTACAAGGAGGCTGCCATATCCGAGCCGCTCATTCGAGCTGGCGCATTGCTCCCGTTGTCGAATTGACTGGTTGCAGAGGGGTGGGCTCTTGCTGCTGGAAGTGGATAGGCTTTTGAGGCCTGGAGGCTACTTTGTTTATTCTTCACCAGAGGCTTATGCTCCCGATCCATTGAACAGGAAGATATGGAGGCAGATGAGCAATCTCGCTCGGAGGATGTGTTGGAGGATTGCTTCAAGGAAGGACCAGACAGTGATATGGGTCAAACCATTGGCAAATTGGTGCTATATGAAGAGATTGCCTGGAGCACTTCCTCCCATGTGTGGCCATGGTGATGACCCAGATGCTGCTTGGAATGTCCTCATGAAAGCATGCATAACTCCCTACTCCAAGA GAGTGAACAAGTTTAAAGGAAGCGAACTGCTTCCCTGGCCACAAAGGCTCACAGCACCACCCCCTCGCCTGGAAGAGATCGGAATCAGTTCAAAGAATTTTTCTGAAGACAGC GAAATTTGGCATTCTAGAGTTGTTCTCTACTGGAAACTTATGAAAACTGAGATACAGAAGGATTCCTTTAGGAATGTTATGGATATGAATGCTAACCTTGGTGGGTTTGCAGCATCACTGAGGAAAAAGGATGTCTGGGTAATGAATGTAGTCCCTTTCATGGAATCTGGAAAACTGAAGATCATATATGATCGTGGTTTAATTGGGACAATCCATAATTG GTGCGAGTCATTCTCGACCTACCCTCGTACCTACGACCTCCTTCACGCCTGGCTGCTGTTCTCTGAGATGGTAAATGAGGGCTGCAGCCTGGAGGATCTGCTGATCGAGATGGACCGCATCATGAGGCCTCATGGGTACGCCATTATCAGAGACAAAGCTTCTGTGGTAAACTACATCAAGAAGCTTCTACCGGCGCTGAGATGGGATGACTGGTCCTCTGAGATGAAACCGAAGAATGACGCACTTTCGTCAGGTGACGATGAAAGAGTCCTGATCGTGAGGAAAAAGCTATGGGATCAGGCACTGCAGCCTT